DNA sequence from the Penicillium psychrofluorescens genome assembly, chromosome: 3 genome:
CGAGCTCAGCAGTTGATTGTTTGGAAAGATTGAAAGGTGTAATCAATAGGAATACAAATATTATTGGCCGAGGAACCAAAGGAGTACTGCTGAGTTCCTGCTTGGCAATCTGAGGAGCTGAACGTGACAATAGCACAATCTCCTGAAACATCGAAATATTTCCAGGCGCCACTCTGTATAAAGGCCTTCTGTCAGTACAGTGCATATGTCCAACCCTCCCTTTCCCTGAGCCATtaagaaaaagaaaaaagaacTCACATTCCCTGTATCAATGGGATAACATTCGTCGGTAGATCCAAACGTAGTTGTGTCGGAGCCAGTACAATCTCCGTTTTCGAAGAAGGTTGCTTCCCAAGCGACAGCTTGATTGAGAAGCAGGGAAGTATGCAAGAGGAATAGTCTTGTGATTGTGGATGATAAGGTCATTTTGGTTGGTCCTTGCAATCTAGCCGTAATATGATTGTTCAGAGAGCGCGGTTTGCATGatctggaaagaagaaggaaggacagGTTTCTCTTATTTATATTCAGCTGCTTCCGTAGATCTTTCAGTTATCCTCCCCAGAACTTCGACTGCTCCGGTAGATCTTTCAGCTATTCTCCCTAATATTTCAGCTGCTTCAGTAGATCTTTCAGCTATTCTCCCTAGTATTACAGCTGCTTCAGTAGATATTTCAGCTACCCTTCCCAGAACTTCAGCTATCCTTCCCAGAACTTCAGCTGCTTCCGTAGATCTTTCAGTTATCCTTCCCAGAAGTTCAGCTGCTCCGGTAGATCTTTCAGCTATTCTCCCTAGTATTTCAGCTGCTTCAGTAGGTCAGAAAGTTAAGTACATTGATTCGCGCAGTGATTAGACCATAAATAACTTGACACAAGCAGCCGctgttctttctctctttctttctttttttccatcAAGCAATAGTTCGATACTTGCAATATTGAAACAAAGGCAATATTATATATACATTTTATCCATTTGAATATCTTCAACACCGACACTTTGAATCGAAAGAATGACTATTCAAAGATCAACGTTGTTTTTCTTCACTGTTGCTGCGGCGTGCCTACTCGCTGCGCCAGTCATCCGCGCACATGTCATAGCTGATCCCCAAATTATCGAGAAAAGAGTGGGATTCTGGGGTGTTGTCTCCTGGCTCGCCTCTGCCGCTTCGGGCACGGTACTTGGAGCTGCCGGTAAAGCCTGCGTCAGCTTACAGGTGGTTACTTGCTTTGGAGAGGCTATTGGtgctcttgctcttgcaATGCTCAGTTCGTGGTCCGCAGAGTCGAGCAGTGGAGGTGGGAACGTTCTGCCCGGCCCTGGCGGCGACCTGCAGAGACAGTCATCCACATTCAGCGCTGTCAAGCATCATCTCCCTAATGGCACTGTGCTGGCTGGTCTTCACACTGCCGAGCTTCATGTGGGCGTTCCCCATAGAGTCTTGGTTCATGACAATTTCGAGACCTTTGCCACGCGCCTGAAAACTGGTCACGTCCGTTTGTCGGCCAAAATTGGGCAGAATCTCGGATCGGTATCATCTCAGAGTGACCAAGATACTCGCTGGAGCCCCAATCTGCTTAGTCGCTCTGGGGATGACGAGCCAGGAGAAACAGGGTGGATTGATGCATTCTGGAATGACGAAGATATTGGAGGCACGGGAACCGCGAACATGGGTGACCCAAATACCTTAGCTAACACAATCGGTGGTGATGTCGCGGATATCATGGTCAACCAACAGGCAGAGACAGTGTGCGCTGCTTTGACAGACCCTACCAATAACGATGTCATGACCGCCTCGGAATGGTATATTCGTGCAGAAGATGGGACTACAGGCAGCCTGCCGTCTGGTGCTTGTGATAATGCACAAGCGCAGAGGTAAAACGGCAGGATTTTGGTATGGAAAGTGTCAGTCTTTGACtagagagaaaggaagggatTCTCCAGTGATACAGGCCTAAGGCTTAGGCCTGTGTTGTTATCTTTAGTTCTTCTGTATGGAATCCTTTTCAGTACGTCAGCATTCTATGGAATTCAAGGCTTCTGGTCTTATTAGAAAACTTCAAAGTATGACCGGAAATAGATTCAGTAAATCCTCAGCATACGATCGCATGCAGCATGACACACTAATAGCTGATAATGTGGAAATGCGGAATAGGCGTATTCACTAGCAAAACTACCAGGTAGTCAGttctgacaatgatgaaaacgatgggATTCAGGCTATCTCTCATGTCTATtatttataggggcagagAAGCGGAAAACTCTGCAATGTAGAaattgccctggacgccTAGTTCTTTCCATGATGGGAAAGACAGGCTGCAGCTCAGTCAGCGGGTTAACGGTGTCTAACCCGATTAGGTTTAGCAACCGGATCATGGGACTCTTGACTTTTGGTAACCCACGAAAcccctctcttctccttccacgcTTTCCACGCACTTTATAAGTCGTTACTAATATATGTAAATAGGGCGCAAATGGAGCCGTTATCGTTGAGCTGGGAGAGGCCTTCTGTCGCTACCCAGAGTGTGATAACAACCGGGTAGGGCTGTTGCAAATACAAATACTCGCAAATTCCAGAGTCTGCGAATAAGTATTTGctctgatgatgaaggtgtGTTGCGCCGGTCTCATGCCATATAGATCTGGGCGGAAAATAAATTCCCGTAATCGGTCTTACGTAGCGAGAGATGAAAACGAGTTGGTCATCGATGCCCATTTCGGTACCGTTGGTAGAGGTTAAAAAGATGAAGGGGTTGTTTAATTCCGAGGTAGATGGGAAAACCTAATCCTGGCCTGTACTCCTAGGATCATCAGTGTTAGAGGCATCGGTATTGCATATATCACTCTGAGCACCTATAGGATCTATCTTCCTAGCTGTCTATCTACGAATTGAACACGATATGGACATATAAGCAGACGGCTCTAAAATTAGCACTTCCGCTCTACTACGGGCTATAGCTACATGAACTAACTCAATTGCAGCTTAACCCACTCCTCAACACTAGTCGGCTCCCTCCCTAGCAACCACCGCAATACGCTCGGATTTCCCTTGAGTCCACGGCGATTATAGAACAACACAAGTCGCTCTGCCTCATCCCTGGTAATATCAGGTCGAAGATCCCCATCCGCAGCCGGTCTCCTCAAatcttcatccacgcccTCACCCGCATAAACAGCATCCCGCTTTCCAGCAAAAAGATAGCGAATAACGGTTTCAACTCCATCCTCAAAATTAGGTGTTTTCACTTCAATAGACTTCCCAATGTGTCTCTCTATAACCTTAACAATATCCGCATCTGCAACCGGGAGCGTCGAGACAAGGGGGTACTGCGCGAAGTAATGGTTCTCCCTCTCATTCAACACCACTGAAGCCGCCTCAGCTAGATCCCGGAGTGCGATGACGCTATTCGGGATGTGCGGATTCCAAAGTTTCTGGATCGATGGACTATCTTGACCCGCTAGCTGAGTGACAGGGTATGCATCCATGAAGTTAGTCGGCTGAAGAATCGTGAAATTCAACGGACTGAGAAACAGGCGCTCCTCAACGCGACATTTTAGATCGTGTTGCATGAGATTTCGGTGTTGCGTACAGAGCACGCTAGAGAAAACGAAATGCTTAAACAAGCTCCCCGGTTTCTGACTCTCGGAgacggcggcgtcgatcATGTTGATGCCCATGTCCATTTCGCGGGAGTGGAGGGAGGGCCCGACATGGTAGACAGCCGTTGCGCCGGATAAGAGGGCACGGCAAGCAGATTGGGAGGTTATGTCTGCTTGGATAACTTCGGCATCTGGGTAGAGGGATTTGAGGTTGGATTTGGATGCTTCGGAGTGCGTGGCTAGGCGGAGTTTGAATTTGCCTTTGTTGTAGAGGAGGGGGATTAGATGCGCGCATTGCTTGCCGCTGGGGCAGGTTAGGACGAGGATTTCGCTCATTGTATTGGGAATAATATTGGTGGTTATTTGAGGTGGTAGGTTCTCGGGCTATTTAAATCTACACAGTACTGGTTCTATGGGACTCTTATAACAAACCAAGCAAGTGGGGGATCGACGGCGGAAATAAGAACCGGGAAGCAACGGCGGGGATAAGAACCGGAGATTGGAATCCTTGGGGCCAAATGACGCACCAGACTAAGTCTACTTGGTTGTGTGACGGCATGGACAATAACTAACTTGACAACATACCTATAGGAAGATCATTCTTTTGGTCAACC
Encoded proteins:
- a CDS encoding uncharacterized protein (ID:PFLUO_004693-T1.cds;~source:funannotate), encoding MLSSWSAESSSGGGNVLPGPGGDLQRQSSTFSAVKHHLPNGTVLAGLHTAELHVGVPHRVLVHDNFETFATRLKTGHVRLSAKIGQNLGSVSSQSDQDTRWSPNLLSRSGDDEPGETGWIDAFWNDEDIGGTGTANMGDPNTLANTIGGDVADIMVNQQAETVCAALTDPTNNDVMTASEWYIRAEDGTTGSLPSGACDNAQAQR
- a CDS encoding uncharacterized protein (ID:PFLUO_004694-T1.cds;~source:funannotate), with translation MSEILVLTCPSGKQCAHLIPLLYNKGKFKLRLATHSEASKSNLKSLYPDAEVIQADITSQSACRALLSGATAVYHVGPSLHSREMDMGINMIDAAVSESQKPGSLFKHFVFSSVLCTQHRNLMQHDLKCRVEERLFLSPLNFTILQPTNFMDAYPVTQLAGQDSPSIQKLWNPHIPNSVIALRDLAEAASVVLNERENHYFAQYPLVSTLPVADADIVKVIERHIGKSIEVKTPNFEDGVETVIRYLFAGKRDAVYAGEGVDEDLRRPAADGDLRPDITRDEAERLVLFYNRRGLKGNPSVLRWLLGREPTSVEEWVKLQLS